A window of the Salegentibacter mishustinae genome harbors these coding sequences:
- a CDS encoding phosphatidylserine decarboxylase family protein: MFHKEGYKIMAIAAALLIAINIVSYSFINTYWIKFAILVVTIILFLLIIQFFRNPKRKTVLNDANVVAPVDGKVVAIEEVEEKEYFKDKRIQISIFMSPINVHVTRHPIGGKVKYSKYHPGKFLVAWHPKSSEENERTTVVVENKVAGEVLYRQIAGAMAKRIVNYAEVDDEVIQGSDSGFIKFGSRVDVFLPLDTPILVKLDQKVKGGLSVIANIEE; the protein is encoded by the coding sequence ATGTTTCATAAAGAAGGTTATAAAATTATGGCGATAGCGGCTGCGCTGCTTATCGCAATAAATATTGTATCATATTCGTTTATAAATACCTACTGGATAAAATTTGCTATCCTGGTAGTGACTATCATTTTATTTTTGCTCATTATACAATTCTTTAGAAATCCTAAAAGGAAAACTGTTTTAAATGATGCTAATGTGGTAGCACCGGTAGACGGTAAGGTTGTGGCTATTGAAGAGGTTGAAGAAAAAGAGTATTTTAAAGATAAACGTATTCAAATCTCTATTTTCATGTCTCCCATAAACGTGCACGTAACAAGGCATCCCATTGGCGGAAAAGTAAAATACAGCAAATACCATCCCGGTAAATTTCTGGTAGCCTGGCATCCCAAATCCAGTGAGGAAAACGAAAGAACTACCGTTGTGGTAGAAAACAAGGTTGCCGGTGAAGTTTTATACCGCCAAATTGCGGGAGCAATGGCAAAGAGAATTGTAAACTATGCTGAAGTAGACGACGAAGTCATTCAGGGTAGTGATAGCGGATTTATAAAATTCGGATCCAGGGTAGATGTTTTTCTACCTTTAGATACGCCGATTTTGGTTAAGTTAGATCAAAAAGTAAAAGGTGGGCTAAGCGTTATAGCCAATATTGAAGAATAG
- a CDS encoding acyl-CoA-binding protein: protein MPDTTEEKFLKAYDMASKTDQKFAPDVMLHFYAYYKKATQVNGFYAPPTNEGDIRNAFKINALLQIKNLSKHEAREKYIELVEEHIGEVTE from the coding sequence ATGCCTGATACCACAGAAGAAAAATTCTTAAAAGCCTATGACATGGCCAGCAAAACAGATCAAAAATTTGCGCCAGATGTTATGCTCCATTTCTACGCCTACTACAAAAAAGCTACTCAAGTAAATGGTTTTTACGCTCCTCCTACTAACGAGGGAGATATTAGAAATGCTTTTAAAATTAATGCATTACTACAGATAAAAAACCTTAGCAAGCATGAAGCTCGCGAAAAATATATAGAACTTGTAGAAGAACATATTGGCGAAGTAACCGAATAA
- a CDS encoding valine--tRNA ligase, with amino-acid sequence MAIASQYDSKKVEDKWYNYWMENKYFHSEVDEREPYTIVIPPPNVTGVLHMGHMLNNTIQDVLVRRSRLKGYNACWVPGTDHASIATEAKVVAKLKAEGIDKNDLSREEFLQHAWDWTHKHGGIILEQLKKLGASCDWDRTKFTMDENMSASVIKVFVDLYEKGLIYRGYRMVNWDPVAKTTLSDEEVIHIEKQGNLYYLNYKVEDSDDVLTIATTRPETILGDTAICINPNDERFSHLKGKKAIVPICNRVIPIIEDEYVDVEFGTGCLKVTPAHDENDKMLGDKHNLEVIDILNDDASLNSHGMHYEGKDRFQARKEIVKELKEMGVLTKTEEHINKVGTSERTGAVIEPKLSDQWFLKMKELAKPAIDAVVGDEINLVPDKFLNTYKHWMENVRDWNISRQLLWGQQIPAYFYGSGKEDFVVAENAEEALEKAREKSGNADLKAEELIQDKDALDTWFSSWLWPMSVFNGILEPENEEIKYYYPTNDLVTAPEILFFWVARMIMAGYEYRGERPFKNVYLTGIVRDKQRRKMSKSLGNSPDPLGLIDKYGADGVRVGMLLSSPAGNDLMFEEDLCKQGSAFSNKIWNAFRLVKGWEVSEEKEQDETSKIAIDWYTARFRKTLTEIEDHYSKYRMSDALMSTYKLIWDDYCSWFLEMVKPAYGQPIDAKTYKAVIEILEDNLKILHPFMPFVTEEIWQEITERNASEALIIAKWPELKDYNEEIINEFALASEVIAGIRKIRKEKNISFKNTIDLMVMNNEKASELFDPVILKMGNIDAFSYVDKQVEGALSFRVKSNEYFIPIAGSIDVEAEIEKLEEELKYNEGFLKSVEKKLSNERFVNNAPEKVVAIEKAKKADAEAKIEAIKASLKSLK; translated from the coding sequence ATGGCGATTGCTTCCCAATACGATTCAAAAAAAGTAGAAGATAAATGGTACAACTACTGGATGGAAAACAAGTATTTTCATTCAGAAGTAGACGAGAGAGAGCCTTACACCATTGTGATCCCGCCACCTAATGTTACCGGCGTATTACATATGGGGCATATGTTGAATAATACTATCCAGGATGTTCTGGTAAGAAGATCAAGGTTGAAAGGCTATAATGCTTGCTGGGTGCCGGGAACCGATCACGCTTCTATTGCAACTGAGGCAAAAGTAGTAGCGAAATTAAAGGCTGAAGGAATTGATAAAAACGATCTTAGCCGTGAGGAATTTCTACAACACGCCTGGGATTGGACACATAAGCACGGTGGTATTATCCTTGAACAATTAAAAAAGCTTGGAGCCTCTTGCGATTGGGATCGCACAAAGTTTACGATGGATGAAAACATGTCAGCTTCAGTAATTAAGGTTTTTGTTGACCTTTATGAAAAAGGCCTTATTTACCGTGGTTACCGAATGGTAAACTGGGATCCTGTAGCTAAAACAACACTTTCTGACGAAGAAGTAATTCACATAGAAAAGCAGGGGAACCTATATTACCTAAACTATAAAGTAGAAGATAGTGACGATGTTTTGACTATTGCTACCACGCGTCCTGAAACTATTCTAGGAGATACCGCAATTTGTATCAATCCAAACGATGAACGTTTTTCACACTTAAAAGGTAAAAAAGCCATTGTTCCCATTTGTAATCGTGTGATTCCAATTATTGAAGATGAGTATGTAGATGTGGAGTTTGGTACCGGTTGTTTAAAAGTTACTCCCGCGCACGATGAGAACGATAAAATGCTTGGAGATAAGCATAACCTTGAGGTAATTGATATTCTTAACGATGATGCCAGTCTTAATTCCCACGGAATGCACTATGAAGGTAAAGACAGGTTCCAGGCTAGAAAAGAAATTGTAAAAGAATTAAAAGAAATGGGTGTGCTTACCAAAACAGAAGAGCACATTAATAAAGTAGGAACCAGTGAGCGTACCGGTGCGGTGATAGAACCAAAACTTAGCGATCAATGGTTTTTAAAAATGAAAGAGCTGGCTAAACCGGCTATTGACGCCGTGGTTGGTGACGAAATTAACCTGGTGCCAGATAAATTCCTGAATACCTACAAACACTGGATGGAAAATGTGCGTGACTGGAATATCTCACGTCAGCTTTTATGGGGACAACAAATTCCCGCTTATTTCTATGGAAGTGGAAAAGAAGATTTTGTAGTCGCTGAAAACGCTGAAGAAGCCCTGGAAAAAGCAAGAGAGAAATCAGGGAATGCTGATTTAAAGGCTGAGGAATTAATTCAGGATAAGGATGCATTGGATACCTGGTTTTCTTCGTGGTTATGGCCAATGAGCGTTTTTAATGGTATTCTGGAGCCAGAAAATGAAGAAATTAAATATTACTATCCCACCAATGATCTTGTTACCGCCCCTGAAATTTTATTTTTCTGGGTAGCACGTATGATTATGGCTGGGTACGAATATAGAGGTGAGCGACCTTTTAAAAATGTATACCTCACCGGGATTGTGCGCGACAAGCAGCGTAGAAAAATGTCCAAGTCGCTGGGGAATTCTCCAGACCCATTGGGACTAATTGACAAATATGGTGCCGATGGTGTTAGAGTAGGAATGTTATTGAGTTCTCCTGCCGGAAATGACTTAATGTTTGAAGAAGACCTGTGTAAACAGGGAAGTGCTTTTTCAAATAAGATCTGGAATGCCTTCAGGCTTGTAAAAGGCTGGGAAGTTTCCGAAGAAAAAGAACAGGACGAAACCTCAAAAATCGCGATAGACTGGTACACAGCCAGATTTAGAAAAACGCTTACCGAAATAGAAGACCATTACTCTAAATACAGAATGAGTGATGCTCTAATGAGCACTTATAAATTGATTTGGGACGATTACTGTTCCTGGTTCCTTGAAATGGTGAAGCCTGCTTATGGGCAGCCTATAGATGCAAAAACATATAAAGCGGTAATAGAAATTCTAGAAGATAATTTAAAGATTCTTCACCCTTTTATGCCTTTTGTAACCGAAGAGATTTGGCAGGAAATTACCGAAAGAAATGCATCTGAAGCTTTAATTATTGCAAAATGGCCTGAACTTAAGGATTACAATGAAGAAATAATCAATGAGTTTGCTTTAGCTTCAGAAGTTATTGCGGGAATTAGAAAAATAAGGAAAGAGAAGAATATTTCATTCAAAAACACCATAGACCTTATGGTGATGAATAATGAAAAAGCTTCAGAATTATTCGATCCCGTTATCTTAAAAATGGGGAATATAGATGCTTTTAGCTATGTAGATAAGCAGGTGGAAGGTGCGCTATCATTCCGCGTAAAATCTAACGAATATTTTATTCCAATAGCCGGTTCAATAGATGTGGAAGCTGAAATTGAAAAACTGGAAGAGGAATTAAAGTATAATGAAGGTTTCCTTAAATCTGTAGAGAAGAAACTTTCTAACGAGCGTTTTGTGAATAATGCTCCGGAAAAAGTAGTGGCAATAGAAAAAGCCAAAAAAGCTGACGCAGAAGCAAAAATCGAAGCTATTAAAGCCAGCTTAAAAAGTTTGAAATAA
- a CDS encoding DUF1573 domain-containing protein: MKKFIAIAIFVVAGIGTAMAQETAKIEFKSETIDYGEIKKGSDGVRVFEFTNTGNVPLVIANVTSSCGCTIPKKPEDPIQPGETGEIQVKYNTKLVGPIRKTVTVYSNADESTKSLKIKGRVIEEDNSSR, encoded by the coding sequence ATGAAAAAGTTTATTGCTATTGCCATTTTTGTTGTTGCCGGTATAGGCACTGCAATGGCACAGGAAACAGCCAAAATAGAGTTCAAATCTGAAACTATTGATTATGGCGAAATAAAAAAGGGAAGTGACGGCGTACGTGTTTTTGAATTCACTAATACCGGAAACGTACCATTAGTTATCGCCAATGTAACATCGAGCTGTGGTTGTACTATTCCTAAAAAGCCGGAAGATCCAATTCAACCGGGTGAAACTGGTGAAATTCAGGTAAAATACAACACTAAGCTTGTAGGACCAATTAGAAAGACGGTAACCGTTTATTCTAATGCCGATGAATCTACAAAATCACTAAAAATTAAAGGTAGAGTTATTGAAGAAGATAACAGTAGCCGTTAA
- a CDS encoding pyridoxal phosphate-dependent aminotransferase: MPNISNKGRNMPESPIRKLVPFAEAAVKKGKKIYQLNIGQPDIETPKAALDAVKNNNIEVLSYSHSAGFESYRTKLAKYYRKNDIPVDAEDIIITTGGSEALMFAMGSITDPGDEVIIPEPFYANYNGFATASGVEIVPIKGSLEDNFSLPPISEFEKLITDKTRAILLCNPGNPTGYLYTREEIQQLADLALKHDLFIVADEVYREFAYDGVTHHSIMSIPGLEQNAIMVDSVSKRYSMCGARIGCLVSKNLEVMTAAMKFAQARLSPPTFAQIAAEAALDTPDEYFDEVNKEYTERRNLLIEGLEKIPGVKVAKPKGAFYCIAELPVENADKFAQWLLESFEFNKETVMVAPAAGFYSTPNTGMNQVRIAYVLKKENLERAIEILKIALEEYNK, encoded by the coding sequence ATGCCAAATATTTCGAATAAAGGGCGCAATATGCCCGAATCTCCAATAAGAAAATTAGTTCCTTTTGCTGAAGCAGCAGTAAAAAAAGGAAAAAAAATCTACCAATTAAATATTGGGCAACCAGATATTGAAACTCCAAAAGCGGCTTTAGACGCTGTTAAGAATAACAACATTGAAGTACTTTCTTACAGCCATTCTGCAGGTTTTGAATCTTATAGAACCAAATTAGCCAAATATTATCGTAAGAATGATATCCCGGTAGATGCCGAAGATATTATTATTACTACCGGAGGTTCTGAAGCTTTGATGTTTGCCATGGGAAGTATTACAGATCCCGGCGATGAAGTGATTATTCCGGAGCCTTTTTATGCAAACTACAATGGTTTTGCAACGGCTTCTGGCGTGGAAATCGTTCCAATTAAAGGATCTTTAGAAGATAATTTTTCGCTTCCGCCAATTTCAGAATTTGAAAAACTAATTACCGATAAAACCAGGGCTATTTTACTTTGTAATCCTGGAAACCCAACCGGTTATCTTTATACGCGTGAAGAAATTCAGCAGCTAGCCGACTTAGCGCTAAAACACGATCTATTTATCGTGGCTGATGAAGTTTATCGTGAATTTGCATACGATGGTGTAACACATCATTCTATTATGAGTATTCCCGGGCTGGAACAAAACGCCATTATGGTAGATTCTGTTTCTAAGCGTTATAGTATGTGTGGTGCGAGAATTGGCTGCCTGGTTTCAAAAAACCTGGAAGTAATGACTGCTGCAATGAAATTTGCTCAGGCAAGGTTGAGTCCGCCTACTTTTGCTCAAATAGCTGCAGAAGCTGCATTAGATACGCCAGACGAATACTTTGACGAAGTAAATAAAGAATATACCGAGAGAAGAAACCTATTAATTGAAGGTTTAGAAAAAATTCCTGGTGTTAAAGTAGCAAAACCTAAAGGTGCTTTTTACTGTATCGCAGAACTACCTGTAGAAAACGCCGATAAATTTGCACAGTGGTTATTGGAAAGTTTCGAATTCAATAAAGAAACTGTGATGGTAGCTCCGGCAGCCGGCTTCTATTCTACCCCTAATACCGGGATGAACCAGGTGCGAATTGCATATGTTTTGAAGAAAGAAAACCTGGAAAGAGCCATTGAAATTCTTAAGATAGCTCTGGAAGAATACAACAAATAG
- the murB gene encoding UDP-N-acetylmuramate dehydrogenase: protein MQVAENFSLKNYNTFGVDVMARKFISVHSTDELRDVLQQAYASEIFVLGGGSNMLLTKDIDKTVVHIGLKGIELISESRDEVVLKVGAGENWHQFVLYCIEKGYGGLENLSLIPGNVGTAPVQNIGAYGVELKDSFESCEAMRIQTLEIDNFSAEQCEFGYRNSVFKNKLKGEYIITSVNFRLSKKDHQLSTSYGAIQAELDKHNIEKPTIKNVSDAVISIRQQKLPDPRELGNSGSFFKNPVIKETEFKKLQKQFPEMPFYALHANQIKIPAGWLIDQAGLKGYRQGDAGVHKNQALVLVNYGNATGQEILALSKEIQNKIYKKYGIQLEPEVNVI from the coding sequence ATGCAGGTTGCTGAAAATTTTTCTCTAAAAAATTACAATACTTTTGGAGTAGACGTAATGGCCCGTAAATTCATCTCTGTGCACAGCACCGATGAATTGCGTGATGTTTTACAGCAAGCCTATGCTTCAGAAATTTTTGTACTTGGAGGCGGCAGCAACATGCTGCTCACCAAAGATATAGACAAAACAGTTGTACATATCGGTTTAAAAGGAATTGAACTTATTTCTGAAAGCCGTGATGAAGTAGTTTTAAAAGTTGGTGCCGGCGAAAACTGGCACCAATTTGTTTTATATTGTATTGAAAAAGGCTACGGCGGACTTGAAAACCTTTCTTTAATTCCGGGCAATGTAGGAACGGCACCAGTTCAAAATATAGGTGCTTACGGCGTTGAACTAAAAGACAGTTTTGAATCTTGCGAAGCTATGCGCATTCAAACGCTGGAAATAGACAACTTTAGCGCTGAGCAATGCGAATTCGGCTACCGAAATTCTGTTTTTAAAAATAAATTGAAAGGAGAATATATTATTACCTCTGTAAATTTCAGACTCAGTAAAAAAGATCACCAGTTAAGCACTTCCTATGGTGCGATCCAGGCAGAACTGGATAAACATAATATTGAGAAGCCAACGATTAAGAATGTTTCTGATGCGGTTATAAGCATTCGTCAACAGAAATTACCAGATCCAAGGGAACTAGGAAACAGCGGTAGTTTTTTTAAAAACCCCGTAATTAAGGAAACGGAATTCAAAAAACTGCAAAAGCAATTTCCTGAAATGCCTTTTTACGCTTTGCACGCCAATCAAATTAAAATCCCGGCGGGCTGGCTTATAGATCAAGCCGGTTTAAAGGGTTACCGACAAGGCGACGCGGGAGTGCATAAGAACCAGGCATTGGTTCTCGTGAATTATGGAAATGCAACCGGGCAGGAGATCTTGGCACTTTCCAAAGAAATTCAGAATAAGATTTATAAGAAATACGGTATTCAACTCGAGCCGGAGGTAAATGTTATTTAA
- a CDS encoding fasciclin domain-containing protein, producing the protein MKSKFLLILLAAFAFSFTSCEDNKKKEEEKAQMEQEEAERQAEMEAEKESMEMESNSIAAKAMATDSLSTLVSALKNAELATTFTEDEGPYTVFAPTNSAFEKVDKATLDELMKSENKDQLAGVLKYHVVDKEITASDLSQMIEDGDGEVTFATMEGAELTAMKDGDNIVLKDGNGNTATIIATDIEASNGMVHLIDGVVMKKAS; encoded by the coding sequence ATGAAATCTAAATTTTTATTAATACTGCTGGCAGCTTTTGCATTCAGTTTTACTTCTTGTGAAGACAATAAGAAGAAGGAAGAAGAAAAAGCTCAAATGGAGCAGGAAGAAGCAGAGCGTCAGGCTGAAATGGAAGCTGAGAAAGAGAGTATGGAAATGGAATCTAACAGTATTGCTGCTAAGGCAATGGCAACCGATTCTTTAAGCACTTTGGTTAGTGCACTAAAAAATGCAGAACTAGCTACCACTTTTACTGAAGATGAAGGTCCATATACTGTTTTTGCACCTACAAATAGCGCTTTTGAAAAAGTTGATAAAGCAACATTAGACGAATTGATGAAGAGTGAAAATAAAGATCAATTAGCTGGTGTATTGAAATATCACGTAGTAGATAAAGAAATTACCGCTTCAGATCTAAGTCAAATGATAGAAGACGGAGACGGAGAAGTAACTTTCGCTACTATGGAAGGTGCAGAACTTACCGCTATGAAAGACGGTGATAATATTGTACTTAAAGATGGAAATGGTAATACAGCGACCATTATTGCTACAGATATTGAAGCTTCTAATGGAATGGTACACCTTATTGATGGTGTAGTAATGAAGAAAGCTTCATAA
- a CDS encoding glycosyltransferase: MATILLGFFLLFSIIILGFYLAFFAFAKDKSINPGEANLPVSVIVCAKNEAENLKNFLPPILDQDYPNFEVIIINDASLDNTLEVIEEFQALDGRVKLVDVQNNEAFWANKKYALTLGIKKAQHPYLIFTDADCAPQSRNWIRHMATGFQQEKSIVLGYGGYFKNSKSLLNKLIRFETLLTAIQYFSYAKLGNPYMGVGRNLAYTSKQFYDQKGFANHLHLRSGDDDLFVNEAANFENTFICHHPEASTRSVPKADLKSWLHQKRRHASVAGFYKTKDKVLLGLFYASRFFFWILLAILLVLQYQWQLVLGCAALVLLVQAIVYAKSAQKLQETDVVWLFPFLEVFLIFTQFGIFIANSISKPRHWK; encoded by the coding sequence ATGGCAACAATTCTACTGGGATTTTTCTTACTCTTTTCAATAATTATCCTGGGCTTTTACCTGGCTTTCTTCGCGTTTGCAAAGGATAAAAGCATAAATCCCGGTGAAGCAAATTTGCCTGTTTCGGTTATTGTTTGCGCTAAAAATGAAGCCGAAAATCTTAAAAACTTCCTCCCTCCCATTCTGGATCAGGATTATCCCAATTTTGAAGTAATTATTATTAATGATGCTTCCTTAGATAATACTTTGGAAGTTATTGAAGAATTTCAAGCTCTTGATGGCAGGGTAAAATTAGTAGATGTTCAGAATAATGAAGCATTCTGGGCCAATAAAAAGTATGCTCTTACCCTCGGGATTAAAAAAGCTCAGCATCCTTATTTAATTTTCACCGATGCCGATTGTGCACCGCAAAGCCGAAACTGGATAAGGCATATGGCTACCGGTTTTCAGCAAGAAAAAAGTATAGTTTTAGGCTATGGCGGGTATTTTAAAAATAGCAAATCATTACTTAATAAGCTTATTCGCTTTGAAACCTTACTTACAGCGATTCAATATTTTTCCTATGCAAAATTAGGAAATCCTTATATGGGTGTAGGAAGAAATCTAGCTTACACCTCCAAACAATTCTACGATCAAAAGGGATTTGCAAATCATTTACACCTGCGTTCTGGGGACGACGACCTTTTTGTAAATGAAGCCGCTAACTTCGAAAACACCTTTATTTGTCATCATCCTGAAGCCAGTACGCGAAGTGTTCCGAAAGCAGATTTAAAATCCTGGTTGCATCAAAAAAGAAGGCACGCATCTGTGGCAGGCTTCTACAAAACAAAAGACAAAGTATTACTGGGCTTATTTTATGCCTCTCGCTTCTTTTTCTGGATCTTGCTGGCAATTTTATTAGTTCTTCAGTATCAATGGCAGCTGGTTTTAGGTTGCGCAGCCCTTGTTTTACTGGTACAAGCCATCGTTTATGCAAAGTCGGCACAAAAACTTCAGGAGACCGATGTCGTTTGGTTATTTCCGTTTTTAGAGGTATTTTTAATCTTTACCCAATTTGGCATATTTATAGCGAACAGCATTTCAAAACCCCGGCATTGGAAATAA
- a CDS encoding RNA polymerase sigma factor, translated as MEINQELLLTKIKAAKNGSQSAFNYLLDTFWDSVYGFQLKKTGNAYESEDITIQTFSKAFKRIETFDEDYSFSTWLIAISKNIHVDMIRKQKSSIRSHTTSDQNEKVHRIADETPTIEDKLISEQHLAQLLTDIKQLKPHYQEVINLRYFQEKSYKEIAKNLDEPMNNVKVKLLRAKKLLAQIIEDRKSV; from the coding sequence TTGGAAATAAATCAGGAATTGCTTCTTACTAAAATTAAAGCTGCCAAGAACGGGAGTCAATCGGCTTTTAATTATCTGCTCGATACTTTTTGGGACAGCGTTTATGGATTTCAGCTTAAAAAAACCGGCAACGCTTACGAATCTGAAGATATTACCATTCAAACTTTTTCTAAAGCATTTAAAAGAATTGAAACCTTTGATGAAGATTATTCTTTTAGCACCTGGCTTATCGCTATTTCCAAGAATATTCATGTAGATATGATTCGCAAGCAAAAGTCTTCTATCAGGTCTCACACCACTTCAGATCAAAATGAAAAAGTACATCGCATTGCCGATGAAACTCCTACTATTGAAGACAAATTGATTAGCGAGCAGCATTTAGCCCAATTGTTAACCGATATCAAACAGCTAAAGCCACATTACCAGGAAGTAATTAATCTCAGGTATTTTCAGGAGAAATCTTATAAGGAAATTGCAAAAAATCTGGATGAACCCATGAATAATGTAAAAGTGAAACTGCTGAGGGCCAAAAAATTACTCGCCCAAATTATTGAAGACCGGAAATCGGTGTAA
- the lipA gene encoding lipoyl synthase, translated as MSTDTISPVKEKPKAKPKWLRVKLPTGKKYTELRSLVDKYDLHTICTSGSCPNMGECWSEGTATFMILGNVCTRSCGFCGVKTGRPETVDWDEPEKVARSIKIMGIKHAVVTSVDRDDLKDMGSIIWAETVKAIRRMNPETTLETLVPDFQGNERNIDRIVEVMPEVVSHNMETVRRLTREVRIQAKYDRSLEVLRYLKQQGVNRTKSGIMLGLGEQEDEVIQTLHDLRSVDVDVVTIGQYLQPSKKHLPVKQFITPDQFKKYEAIGLDLGFRHVESSALVRSSYKAHKHID; from the coding sequence ATGAGTACAGACACTATAAGCCCCGTAAAAGAAAAGCCGAAAGCCAAACCAAAATGGTTAAGGGTAAAACTTCCAACCGGTAAAAAATACACCGAACTTCGCAGCCTGGTAGACAAATATGATTTGCATACCATTTGTACCTCGGGTAGTTGCCCAAATATGGGTGAATGTTGGAGTGAAGGTACCGCTACCTTTATGATTTTGGGGAATGTTTGTACCCGTTCTTGCGGTTTTTGCGGTGTAAAGACCGGCCGCCCGGAGACGGTAGATTGGGACGAGCCCGAAAAAGTAGCACGCTCTATTAAAATTATGGGCATTAAGCACGCCGTGGTAACAAGCGTAGATCGCGACGACCTTAAAGATATGGGTTCTATTATTTGGGCAGAAACCGTAAAAGCCATTCGCCGGATGAATCCTGAAACTACTTTAGAAACTCTTGTTCCCGATTTCCAGGGAAATGAGCGAAATATAGATCGTATTGTAGAAGTAATGCCAGAAGTTGTTTCTCATAATATGGAAACCGTAAGAAGGCTTACTCGCGAAGTTAGAATTCAGGCGAAATACGATCGAAGTCTTGAAGTGCTTCGCTACCTGAAACAACAAGGCGTAAATAGAACCAAATCTGGAATTATGCTAGGCCTTGGCGAGCAAGAAGATGAAGTGATTCAAACGCTACACGATCTTAGGAGTGTAGATGTAGATGTAGTTACTATTGGTCAATACTTACAGCCCAGTAAAAAACACCTGCCGGTAAAGCAATTTATTACACCAGATCAATTTAAGAAATATGAAGCTATTGGCCTGGATCTTGGATTTCGCCACGTAGAAAGTAGCGCATTGGTGCGTTCTTCATATAAAGCTCACAAACATATCGACTAA
- the gap gene encoding type I glyceraldehyde-3-phosphate dehydrogenase codes for MSKSINIAINGFGRIGRSLFRLLIENKSINVVAINDLADAKTLAHLLKYDSIHGVSPAEISSKGNTIIVNGKSIPLLNASHPSEIDWKNYEVDTVIESTGKFKNSKDLQHHIANGAKKVILSVPPEDDKIKMVVLGVNEHILDGSEKIISNASCTTNNAAPMLKLIHENFKVEQAYITTIHSYTSDQSLHDKPHRDLRRSRAAAQSIIPTTTGAAKALTSIFPDISNVIGGCGIRVPVPNGSLTDMTLNVSKETSIEAINALFKQAANTSLKGILSYTEDPIVSIDINNNPHSCIFDAQMTSVISGKLVKIIGWYDNEIGYSSRLIDLISMVNDK; via the coding sequence ATGAGTAAAAGCATCAATATTGCCATAAACGGTTTTGGCCGTATTGGGCGTAGCCTTTTTAGGCTTTTAATCGAAAATAAAAGCATCAACGTAGTCGCAATTAACGACCTCGCCGATGCTAAAACACTTGCACATTTACTTAAATACGATAGTATTCACGGGGTTTCCCCGGCTGAAATTTCTTCAAAAGGAAATACTATTATAGTAAACGGAAAATCAATCCCATTACTAAACGCTTCGCATCCGAGCGAAATTGACTGGAAGAACTATGAAGTTGATACCGTAATAGAATCCACCGGAAAATTTAAAAATTCAAAAGATCTTCAACACCATATTGCCAATGGCGCAAAAAAGGTGATTTTATCTGTTCCGCCGGAAGATGATAAAATAAAAATGGTGGTTTTAGGGGTAAATGAGCATATTCTGGATGGCAGTGAAAAGATAATTTCAAACGCCAGCTGTACCACAAACAATGCAGCTCCGATGCTGAAGTTAATTCACGAGAATTTTAAGGTGGAACAAGCATATATCACCACGATACATTCATACACTTCAGACCAAAGTTTGCACGATAAACCTCATCGCGATCTAAGGAGAAGCCGGGCGGCTGCACAATCAATAATTCCCACTACCACCGGCGCAGCAAAAGCTTTAACCAGCATTTTCCCCGATATTAGTAATGTTATTGGTGGCTGTGGAATTAGAGTTCCCGTACCAAATGGTTCTCTAACCGATATGACGCTTAATGTAAGTAAAGAAACCAGCATTGAGGCTATAAACGCGCTTTTTAAGCAAGCCGCAAATACTTCTTTAAAGGGAATTCTAAGTTATACCGAAGATCCTATTGTTTCTATAGATATAAATAACAATCCCCATTCCTGCATTTTTGATGCGCAAATGACTTCGGTAATCAGCGGAAAATTAGTTAAAATTATTGGCTGGTATGATAATGAAATCGGTTATTCCAGTCGACTTATCGATTTAATTTCAATGGTTAATGATAAATAA